Within Chelatococcus sp. HY11, the genomic segment CCGTTGCGGGTCTGCAGCATCCACAGCTTGCCGTTCTCGATGGTGAATTCGAGATCCTGCATGTCGCGGTAGTGCTTCTCGAGCAGGCCATAGATGCGCACCAGCTCCGCATAGGCGGCCGGCATCTCCTTCTCGAGAGAAGGCTTGTTCGAGCCGGACGCGATACGCGCGGCCTCGGTGATGTCCTGCGGGGTGCGGATGCCGGCGACCACATCCTCGCCCTGGGCGTTGATGAGGAATTCGCCATAGAGGGCGCGCTCGCCCGTCGAGGGATTGCGGGTGAAGGCGACGCCCGTCGCCGAGCTGTCACCCATGTTGCCGAACACCATGGACTGCACGTTGACGGCCGTGCCCCAGCTCGACGGGATGCCATGCAGCTCGCGGTACTTGTTGGCGCGGGCGTTCATCCAGGAGCCGAAGACAGCGCCGATGGCGCCCCACAGCTGCTCGGACGGATCCTGCGGGAAGGGCTTGCCCAGCTCCTTCTGCACGATGTCCTTGTAGCTCTTGACGAGGACCTTCCAGTCCTGCGCGGTGAGATCCGTGTCGAGGTCGAGGCCCTTGCGCTCCTTGTAGAGCTCCAGCGCCTCCTCGAAATGGTGATGGCCGACGCCGAGCACGACGTCGGAATACATGGTGATGAAGCGGCGGTATGAGTCCCAGGCGAAACGCTCGTCGCCGGCTGCCTTGGCCACGGCCTCGACCGTCACGTCGTTGAGGCCGAGGTTGAGCACCGTGTCCATCATGCCCGGCATCGAGGCGCGGGCGCCGGAGCGAACGGAGACGAGCAGCGGATTGGCCTCATCACCGAAGGTCTTGCCAGCGAGCCCGCCGACATGGGCGAGCGCGGCGTCGACAGCGGCGGTGAGATCCGGCGGGTAGCTCTGGCCGTTCTCGTAGAAGTAGGTGCAAACCTCCGTGGTGATCGTAAACCCCGGAGGCACGGGAAGTCCGAGATTGGACATTTCCGCGAGGTTGGCACCCTTGCCGCCGAGCAAGTTCTTCATGCCCGCCTCGCCCTCGGCGCGACCGTCGCCGAAAGTGTAGACCCATTTTGCCATTGCTAGCCTGCCTTCCACACTCGTTACTTTAATCACCTCACGGCACGTGGAGGCTTGGCGCATCTGACGCCAAAAGGCAATGCGATGCGGTGCACAAAATGAACCTGCCTCGTGAAGGCCTTAATTGAGCAGCGGACCGATCCGGTCGCCGAACAGGCCGACCACGCCGATGAAGATCAGGTACAGCGCGACGATGAAATTCAGGAGGCGCGGCATGACCAGAATGAGGATACCGGCGATCAGCGCGACCAGGGGCTGAATGACAATGAGGTTGACGCTCATGGATTTGTCTCCTCGCCGCCGAGCGCCGGCCGCGGCATCGCGGTGATGTCGCAGATCAAGCCGGCTCCGGCGAACTAGGCCTTAACGTGCCCGAGGAGATTTAAGTTTCGCTGGAAAGTCACACATCGCCTATGTCAGGGCCTGCACATTGCGCTCCCTGCCACGCTTATCCCGCGATCTGCGAGAAATCCGCCACTGTGCGCGTCGCGGCGCGGATGGCGTTGAGGAGCCTGAGCCGGTTGGCGCGGACGACAGGATCATCGACATTGACCGTGACCTTGTCGAAGAAGGCATCGACGGGCGCGCGCAGCACGCTCAGCGCCTTCATGGCGCCCTCGAAGTCTTCCTTCTCGACGGCGGCCTTGGCTTCCATCTCGGCCACGCGCAGCGCCTCGATCAGCGCCCGCTCCTCTTCCTCGCCGGCATTGAGAATGAGGGCGGCGTCCGGCGCCTCGTCATAGGCGCGGCCGTCCTTCTTCTCCTCGATGCGCAGGATATTGGCGGCGCGCTTGGTGGCGGCGAGCAAGTTCTTGCCGTCCTCGGTATCGAGGAAGCGCCCCAGCGCCTCGACGCGGCGGACGATCATGAGGAGGTCGTCTTGTGCGGCCTCATCCTCGCCCAACGCCAGCACGGCATCGATCAGGTCATGCCGCGCACCCTGGTCGCGCAGATAGACCTTCAGGCGATCGTGGAAGAAGGAGAGGAGGTCACGGACATTCTCAGAGTCCCCCCAAAACTCAGGCGCATCCTCTATGGGTACCGCTTTCACGCTTCCCGCTTCACGAATTGAGAGATCGTGAAGTTCATCACTGCCCATCTTCCGAGCAACAATCTGCAAATCGGTGTGGTTTGCTTCAGCCGCAGCATAGTAGCGATCACGTCCAACTTTAGCGCTTGCGGATTTGAGAAATTTCTCAAGCGACATCCGCACCCCATTCTCCAGCACCAGCCGGATCACACCGAGCGCGGCGCGGCGCAGCGCATAGGGGTCCTTGGAGCCGGTCGGCTTCTCGTCGATGGCCCAGAAGCCGGCGAGCGTGTCGAGCTTGTCGGCGAGCGCGACCGCCACGCTGACAGGATCGGTCGTCACGCGGTCTGACGGACCCAGCGGCTTCCAATGATCCTCGACGGCAGCGGAGACAGCGGCGTCCTCGTCTTGCGCCTCAGCGTAGTAGCGCCCCATCAGGCCTTGCAGCTCGGGGAATTCGCCGACCATCTCGGTGACGAGATCGGCCTTGGCGAGCCGTGCGGCACGCTCGGCCGTGTCGGCATCCGCGCCGACGACCGGCGCCAGCTCACGCGCCAGCGCCGCGATGCGCTGGATCCGCTCGCCCTGGGTGCCAAGCTTCTCGTGGAAGATGATGCCGAGGTCTTCCAGCTTCTTCAGCCGCTGGTCGAGCGGTTTGAGGCCGGAGCCGGCATAATCCGGCAGCGGCCTCCTGTCGGTCTCCCAGAAGAAATTGGCATCCGACAGGCGGGCGCGCACGACGCGGGCGTTGCCGGCGGCGATCGCCACGCCCCCGTCCTTCGCCTCGATATTGGCTGTGATGATGAAACGGTTGGCGAGCTTGCCGGTCTTGGCATCCCGCAGCACGAAACATTTCTGGTTGGCGCGGATCGTCGCGCGGATCACTTCCGGCGGAATGTCGAGGAAGGCCTCCTCGAAGGTGCCGACCAGAACGACGGGCCACTCGACGAGACCGGCGACTTCTTCCAGCAACCCTTCGTCCTCGACCACCTCCAGCCCCAGCGCGAAGGCCATGGTCTTGGCGTCATTGAGGATGCGGCGCTTGCGCTCGTCCGCGTCGAGCACCACCTTGGCGCGCTCCAGCGCGGCCACGTAGTCCTCGAAGCGGCGCACGAGGATCGGGTTCGGCCCGGCCAGGAAACGATGTCCGCGCGTCACGTCGGACGAGACGATGCCGTCGACCTCGAAGCGTACCACATCGGGCGTTTCCGTTTCCGGCCCGAAGGTGGCGAGGATGGATTGCAGCGGGCGCACCCAGCGCAGCGAGCCGGCCTCAGCGGACGCCGCGCCCCAGCGCATGGATTTCGGCCAGGGGAAATTGCGGATGATGCCCGGCAGGATCTCGGCCAGCACCTCGGGGGTTTGCTTGCCCGGCCGCTCGGTGATGGCGACGTAGAATTCGCCCTTCTTGCCGTCGCTGACGACCCTGGCCTCATCGATCGAAGCAAGGCCCGCGCTCTTCAGAAAGCCCTGGATAGCCTGATCCGGCGCGCCGACACGCGGTCCCTTCTTCTCCTCGCGCAGGTCCGGCTGGCGGGGCGGCAAGCCGATGATGCTGAGCGCGAGCCGCCGCGGGGTCGCGAACCCTTGCGCGCCCTCATAGACGAGGCCCCGCTCGACCAACGCGTCGGTGACGCGCTTCTTGAGATCCTCCGCCGCCTTGCGCTGCATGCGCGCGGGGATTTCTTCGGAAAGGAGTTCAAGGAGAAAATCGGGCATGGGAGGCTCTCAGGCCGACGGCTGCTGGGCCAGAATGGCATCAACGGTGGTCACGACCGCAAAGCGATCGGCGAGCTCGGCAAGGGCCGCGCGATGTACGTCCGCGGCGCTAAGGGGCGCGCCGCCGAGCGGGTCGGGCAGATCCCTGGTGGTCACGGCATCGGCGGCAATGGTCGTGCGATAGCCAAGGTCGAGCCCGGCGCGCACGGTGCTGCTGACGCACATATGCGTCATGAAGCCTGCGACCACCAGCGAGCGGCGGCCAGCCTGGGTCAAGACTTCATGCAGATCCGTCCCGGCAAAGGAGTTGGGGAGCCCCTTCTCGATGACGCGCTCCCCGGCAACGGGCACCACAGGCTCGGCAATGGCAAAACCAGGGCCGGCCGGATCGAAGGGACCGCCCGCCCCTCCCTTGTGCACCACGTGGATGACGACCGCGCCGGCCTGGCGCGCCGCGTCCAGCAGGCGGCCAGCGGCCGCAAGCGCAGCCTCGATGCCGGCGAGGGGTAGGAGCCCGGTCACATATTCATTCTGCGCATCGATGATGACGAGCGCGGACTCGCTGAGCTGCGGCGGTGAAAGATCCGCGCCGGCGAGTTGCAGCAGCGTCTTCGGGATTGCTGTCGCCTCGGTCATGCCCCGCCGCCTTCCGTCTTGAGCCAGGCCGCGCCGCAGGCCTTGGCCAGTTCGCGCACGCGCAGGATATAGCTCTGGCGCTCGGTGACGGAGATCACGCCGCGCGCGTCCAGTAGGTTGAAGACGTGGCTCGCCTTGATGCACTGGTCATAGGCCGGCAGGGCAAGCTTGTGGCGCTGATCATTGGCGTCCGGCCCGGGCTCACCGAAATCGAGCAGGCGCTTGCATTCCGCCTCGGCATCCCGGAAATGCCGGAAGAGCAGTTCCGTGTCGGCATATTCGAAGTTGTGTCGCGAGTATTCCTGCTCGGCCTGCAGGAAGACGTCGCCATAGGTGACCTTCTCGGCGCCGGTGCGGCCGTTGAAATTGAGGTCGTAGACGTTCTCGACACCCTGCACATACATGGCCAAGCGCTCGAGCCCATAGGTCAGCTCACCGGCCACCGGCGCGCATTCGAAACCCGCGACCTGCTGGAAATAGGTGAACTGCGACACTTCCATGCCGTCGCACCAGCATTCCCAGCCCAATCCCCAGGCGCCGAGCGTCGGGCTTTCCCAGTCGTCCTCCACGAAGCGGATGTCGTGGAGCGCCTGATCGACGCCGATTGCCTGGAGCGAGGCGAGGTAGAGCTCCTGCAGATTCGGCGGGTTCGGCTTCAGGATGACCTGGAACTGGTAATAGTGCTGCAGGCGGTTGGGATTCTCGCCATAGCGGCCATCCTTCGGCCGGCGCGAGGGCTGCACATAGGCCGCCTTCCAGGGCTTCGGCCCGAGCGCGCGCAGCGTCGTCGCCGGGTGGAAGGTGCCCGCGCCGACTTCCATGTCGTAGGGCTGCAGGATGGCACAGCCCTGGGCGGCCCAGAACTGCTGCAGCGTCAGGATAAGCCCCTGAAAGGAGCGCGTCGGGTTCATGAAGTCGGGCGCGTTCATCGCCGGGCCTTGCACGCATCGAGAAATGGGAGCTTCGGGGGAAGCCGGCGCACCCTAGCCGTGGGTTCGACCAAGTCAACTCCCCATTGGACAACTCGCTATCGAGGGTTCCCGCCCCGTAAGTCCGCGCCTCGCAGCCAGGGCGTAACGGGTAAAGAAGTGGTCGCCGTCGCAAGCTCCGCCGCCGCCGCCCTGTTTGCTGGCAACGGGCGCAATCCCGCCGATAGCGCGGAACAACCACAGGAATATATCAGTTCACGGCACACGCGCTGATTGTGCACCTGCAAGGCAGGAGGCATGCCGTGCAGCACAGGCGCTCGTTTGCGTGGGGATATTGCAATGACGAAAACCTTGTTTCGCGCCCTGGTCGTTTGTGCCGGCGCAATCGTGACGACAGGCTCTGCGGCGGTCGCCGCGCCTGCGCAACCGGCCTCTGGAGGCCCGGCCTTCGCGCAGTTTGACGGACCCAGCTTCGACACGCGTCAGGATAGCCGCGAGCGCTTCGACCGACGCAACACGCGGGAGCGTG encodes:
- a CDS encoding DUF3096 domain-containing protein, whose product is MSVNLIVIQPLVALIAGILILVMPRLLNFIVALYLIFIGVVGLFGDRIGPLLN
- the glyS gene encoding glycine--tRNA ligase subunit beta, with product MPDFLLELLSEEIPARMQRKAAEDLKKRVTDALVERGLVYEGAQGFATPRRLALSIIGLPPRQPDLREEKKGPRVGAPDQAIQGFLKSAGLASIDEARVVSDGKKGEFYVAITERPGKQTPEVLAEILPGIIRNFPWPKSMRWGAASAEAGSLRWVRPLQSILATFGPETETPDVVRFEVDGIVSSDVTRGHRFLAGPNPILVRRFEDYVAALERAKVVLDADERKRRILNDAKTMAFALGLEVVEDEGLLEEVAGLVEWPVVLVGTFEEAFLDIPPEVIRATIRANQKCFVLRDAKTGKLANRFIITANIEAKDGGVAIAAGNARVVRARLSDANFFWETDRRPLPDYAGSGLKPLDQRLKKLEDLGIIFHEKLGTQGERIQRIAALARELAPVVGADADTAERAARLAKADLVTEMVGEFPELQGLMGRYYAEAQDEDAAVSAAVEDHWKPLGPSDRVTTDPVSVAVALADKLDTLAGFWAIDEKPTGSKDPYALRRAALGVIRLVLENGVRMSLEKFLKSASAKVGRDRYYAAAEANHTDLQIVARKMGSDELHDLSIREAGSVKAVPIEDAPEFWGDSENVRDLLSFFHDRLKVYLRDQGARHDLIDAVLALGEDEAAQDDLLMIVRRVEALGRFLDTEDGKNLLAATKRAANILRIEEKKDGRAYDEAPDAALILNAGEEEERALIEALRVAEMEAKAAVEKEDFEGAMKALSVLRAPVDAFFDKVTVNVDDPVVRANRLRLLNAIRAATRTVADFSQIAG
- a CDS encoding cysteine hydrolase family protein, producing MTEATAIPKTLLQLAGADLSPPQLSESALVIIDAQNEYVTGLLPLAGIEAALAAAGRLLDAARQAGAVVIHVVHKGGAGGPFDPAGPGFAIAEPVVPVAGERVIEKGLPNSFAGTDLHEVLTQAGRRSLVVAGFMTHMCVSSTVRAGLDLGYRTTIAADAVTTRDLPDPLGGAPLSAADVHRAALAELADRFAVVTTVDAILAQQPSA
- a CDS encoding glycine--tRNA ligase subunit alpha — translated: MNAPDFMNPTRSFQGLILTLQQFWAAQGCAILQPYDMEVGAGTFHPATTLRALGPKPWKAAYVQPSRRPKDGRYGENPNRLQHYYQFQVILKPNPPNLQELYLASLQAIGVDQALHDIRFVEDDWESPTLGAWGLGWECWCDGMEVSQFTYFQQVAGFECAPVAGELTYGLERLAMYVQGVENVYDLNFNGRTGAEKVTYGDVFLQAEQEYSRHNFEYADTELLFRHFRDAEAECKRLLDFGEPGPDANDQRHKLALPAYDQCIKASHVFNLLDARGVISVTERQSYILRVRELAKACGAAWLKTEGGGA